A stretch of DNA from Streptomyces gobiensis:
CTCCAAGTACCGTCTGATCGTCTGGGGCGAGCTGGTCGAGGAACGCCCGCGGAGCGAGGGCAAGCCGGACGCGATCGGCGGCTAGCGGGGGTTCGCCCGCGCCCGGGCCGGCTCCCGTAGATCATGCGCGATGCACGTCGGCTCCGCCATCACCTCCGGGTAGGCGGTGGCAGGATGAAGGACAGGCGGCCTCCACAACGGCCGCAGCTCGGCGCCCCGTGCCGTGGGCGGTGTCTTATTTCCGGGGCGTTTCCGTTGTGATGGTGCCCAGTGCCGGGCACCGGCTACCAGCCGGACAGCTTCGCCCGCTCCCATGGCGCAGGCGACGGTGATCTCGATGACGACGCACGTCGGGTTGGGGCGCGGGGGTTTGTACCGTTCAGCGTCGGTCACGGAAGCCTGATCGTCAGCCTGCTCACCGCCGACCACTCAGCCGCTGGTCGTCCTTAGCGCGCGGAGGCGGCATCGTCGGGTCGAGGAACAAGTCCCACAGCGCCTCTCTCCGCTCTCTGGCTCCGGATATCCGCCCAGATCGTCGAAGTGGCATACCGGCTGTACGGCGAGGCCCCCAAGGCCAACAGTGTCCGGACCCTCAACCTGAGCCAGGAGTCAGCAGAGGTCCTGACGCAGTGGCGCGCGAAGCAGAACAAGGCGCGCGAGGAGTGGTCCGGAGTAGAAGCCTGGGTCGACTCCGACCGGTTCTTCACGCACGAGAATGGCGAGGAGCTCCACCCCGACTGGGTGAGCCGACGCTTCAAGCGCCTGATTGAGCTATCCGGGCTACCTCCTGTCCGGCTGCATGATCTCCGGCACATCTCGGCCAGTCTGTCGCTGCTCCAGGGGAACGACATCAAGGTGGTCCAGGAGCGGCTGGGGCACAGCTCGCGCCAGATCACCTCGGACACCTACACCAGCGTCCTGCCACAGCTCGCACGCCGCGAAGCCGAGTCCATCACGTCCGCGATTCCCCGCGATGTCTCCTACGACGTCCGCCAGCGGCTTGAGATCCCCTCCGACGCATTCCGCGACGACGTCGCCGTCATCTACGCCCACGGCGCCCGCTACAGCGGCAGCCGCTGGTCCATCGGTGTTAAGACCCGGCACGACGGGGACCTCCTCGGCGAGATCAGGACGACCGGCCGCGGCCCGGAGCACGCGACCAACGCCGCGATCAAGTGGATACGGGACCACTGCGCGAGCGCAGGATTCGAGGTCTTTCGGGTGGATAACCTGCATGACCAGTACCCGGAGGAGGAGCGGCCGTGCTTCACGCTGGTCCGTTTTTTCATCGACCGCGCGACGGGCACGGGTCTCGAAGGGTGGAGCCCCCGGCCGCCCGCACCCGATGACACCGAGGCGCACGAACAAGATCAAAAGTCGCGGGGGAAGGCCGCGTAAGAGCCTCCGCGACCCGACCGGCGCCCTCCGGGCCCCTGTGTGTCCCCTGGATCTTGCTCCAGGCGGGTGAACGTGGGCCGCCACGCGTCCGTGGCGGCCCTCACCCTTGGATAGTCGCAGGTCAGAACGTTTTTTCGACTGACCCGGAGGGTGGGGCGGGTGGGACTCGAACCCACGGCCGACGGATTATGAGTCCGCTGCTCTAACCGGCTGAGCTACCGCCCCGCAACGGCGCGTCGCGTACATCTGTGCGCGCCGTCTGCCGCAGCATAGCCGCTCATACGATCTGCCGCCCGCACGGGGCGGTGACGTGCGCAGGTGAGGACATCGATCATGTCTGGATCGGTTCCCGTACGTGGGATACTCACCGAAAAAGGGCCCCCTCGGGGGCCCTTCACGTAACGCTCCCCCGACTGGACTCGAACCAGTAACCTGCCGGTTAACAGCCGGCTGCTCTGCCAATTGAGCTACAGGGGACTGCTCTGCTCGGACCCGCCGTGCCGGTTCCCCGGGGGCGTTCCCTCGCTGCGAGCAATACATTAGCGCATGCCAGGGCGTGCGCCGAAATCGGTATTCGTGCCGGTGACCGAGCACCCCTGGAGCAGACTGAGGAACACCGACGGACACGAGGGAAGGGCTGTCTCATGCGGCACCGATGGGCGTTCATCACCGGCCTGGCGGTCGGGTATGTGGTCGGTACGCGGGCCGGGCGCGAGCGGTACGAGCAGCTGCGGAGGAACGCGGAAGAGTTCGTCCAGAACCCCGCCGTCCGCAACACGGTCGAGTCCGCCGCCCAGACCGGCCGCCAGGCCGCGGCCAGGGCGGCGCACGTGGTCACCGACAAGGTGGGCGACCGGCTCCCGGACCCGGTGGCCGAGAAGGTCCGCGCACTGTGTGAACCCGGCCGCCGCCCCTCGCCGGATGAGAACGCGGACTGGGGCGTGAGCAACACGTAGGTCGCTCGCCGGGGGTACCTTCCCCAACCCCACCCCTTCCCGAAACTGGGGGCTGCCGCCCCCAGACCCCCACCCCCATGTTGTGGGCACTCGCAGCCCCACGAGGGGCATGGGCCCACCCTGCTACGCAACCACCCACCCACACCAGCCACGAAGCTCCGGCCAACCCCGGGGCGGAGCTCGCGACGCTTGGTGGGCACAACCCGGCCACCGGCCCGCACCGGGCCACCCCGGGGCGCCGGGGCGAAGCCCCGGGTTTCGGGAAGGGGCGGGAATTGGGGAACCCCACTCACGGCACCCCCGCAGCCGGGCGGAGCCCCGCCGCGCGGCGGAGCCGCACATCGGCACAGCCGGGAAGGGGCGGGATACGGGGACACCCACCCACGGCACCCCCGCCCACGGGCGAAGCCCCGCCACGCGGCGGAGCCGGGAAGGGGGACAGGGAAACCCCGCCGTTACTCGGTGAGCAGCGTGGCGAGCGGCACACCCGGGTCGGCCAGGGTGTGCGGGTCGACCACCCGGCCGGAGCGGATCAGCTCCTGGATCGTCTCGGTCACATCCCAGATATTCACATTGAGCCCGGCCAGCACCTGGTTGTCGCGCAGCCAGAAGGCGATGAACTCCCGCTTGCCGACATCGCCCCGGCACACCACCTGGTCATACGAGCCCGGCGGTGCCCAGCCGCTGTACTCCAGACCGACGTCGTACTGGTCGGAGAAGAAGTAGGGCACCCGCTCATAGGAGACCTCCTGGCCGAGCATGGCGCGGGCGGCCGCCGGGCCGCTGTGCAGCGCGTTGGCCCAGTGCTCGACGCGCAGCCGGGCGTCGAGCATCGGATGCCAGACGGCCGCCGCGTCCCCGGCGGCGTAGATCGCGGGGTCCGCGGTGCGCAGCGAGGCGTCCACGGTGATGCCGCCGATGCCCGGGGCGAGGTCAAGACCGGCGGCCTCGGCCAGCGCGGTGCGCGGGGCCGCGCCGATGGCGGCCAGCACTCCATGGGCCGGATGTTCCTCGCCGTCGTCGGTGCGTACGGCCAGGACGACGCCATCGCGGCCGGTGATCTCGGTCAGCCTGGCGCCGAAGTGGAAGCGGACGCCGTGCTCCCGGTGCAGATCGGCGAAGAGAGCGCCGAGTTCGGGCCCGACCACCGTGTGCAGCGGCGTCGGCTCCTGCTCGATGACGGTGACCTCGGCGCCGTAGGAGCGTGCGGCGGCTGCCACTTCGAGGCCGATCCAGCCGGCGCCCGCGATGATGAGCCGCCCGTTCTCCCGGCCGAGCCGGGTGAGCACTCCGCGCAGCTGGTCGGCGTGGGCGAGGCGGCGCAGATGGTGCACGCCGGCCAGCTCGGTGCCGGGGATGTCCAGCCGCCGCGGCTCGGCGCCGGTGGCCAGCAGCAGGGCGTCGTACTGGATGAGGGTGCCGTCGCCGAGATGTACGCAGCGGGTGGCCCGGTCGATACGTACGGCGGGCTGGCCCAGGTGAAGCTCGATATCGGCGCCCGCGTACCAGGCGGGCTCATGGACGAAGACACTGTCACGTTCCTCGGCGCCGGTGAGATACCCCTTGGATAGCGGGGGGCGTTCATAGGGGTGGTCGCGTTCATCTCCGATGAGAATGACGCGGCCGGTGAATCCCTCCGCTCGCAGGGTCTCGGCGGCCTTCGCTCCGGCCAGTCCTCCGCCGACGATGACGAACGTTCGGTGTGCGTCCACCACGTGGTGCCTCCTCGCTGCCGTTCCGGTCGCGCCCCCGGAATGGTTCATGAGGAGCCTCCCGCATCGGCGGGATCACGGGAAGAGCGCAGACACATGAGCGCACGCATGATGGCGAGCTGCCGTCTCCCCCGAGGACGACCGCCCGCCATCTCAGGAACCAGGATCGGGCGACCGGCGAATGTTTCGCGCCGAATTCGGGGACAACGCAAACGGACGGATACGTTCCGTGTCCGGCTGCCTAGGGTCAGTGTGAGCAACCGCTCGGGGGATGGCATCGGGGAGGGCAGATGCTGCGTATCCACTTCGCCTCCGAGGACCTCAACCGGCTACGGCTGGCCGCCGGACCCGACCCGCTCTGGGAGACGGTGCTGAGCCTGCATCTGCTCCAGAACCGCGACGCGTCCCTGGTCTTCGACCCGTGGCGGCGCGAGGTACGCGCCCGGATCGCCCGTGCGGGCCTGACCCGCAGCGTCGAATCGCTGATCCGGCTGGCGCCCTGCGCCTCCTACTTCCCCGACTTTCTCACCCCGGGACAGGGTATCCAGGATCTTGAGACCGGCCTCGACCAGCTGATGTCCACCTCCAGGTCACGGCTGACCGCCGAGCTTTCGATGATCTTCCCAAAGGGGCCGCTGCCGCCGGGAGCGCGGCGGATCGCCGAGGGCGACCCGGTGGCGCTGGCCCGGCTGGCGGAGGCGCTGCGGCGCTATTACGCGATCGCCGTGGAGCCGTATCTGGACGCGGTACGCGAGCGGTTCGCGGCGGACCGGGCGAAGCGGGCGGCGGCCGTGCTCAGTGGCGGCCCGGAAGCGCTGCTCAGCAGCTATGCGCCGCTGCTCGACTGGCAGGGCGGCGCGCTGGGGCTCGGGCAGCTGGAGGCGGCGTATCCGGTAGCGCGGGACATGCGGCTGAAAGACCGGCCCTTGACGCTCATCCCGTCTTTCTTCTGTGTCCACACCCCGATCGCGCTCGTCGATGAGTCCCTGGATCCGGTGCTGGTGCATCCGCTGGATCCCCCGCCGGGCTGGCTCGCCCGGACCACGCGGCGGCAGGAGGAGGAGCTGGCGAGCGCCCCGGTCGGGCAGCTGATCGGCAACACCCGGGCGCATCTGCTGGAGCTGCTGGACCGGCCCCTCACCACCTCGCAGCTGGCCGGCTCGCTGCGGATGGCGGCCTCAACGGCCAGCCGCCATACGACGGTGCTGCGGGAGGCGGGACTGATCGCCTCCCGGCGGCGCGGCAACTCCGTACAGCACACCCTGACGCCCCTGGGCAAGGCGCTGCTGGCGGGGCGGATTCCGGCTAATGAATGGCCACGGTCCGGGTGAGCCGGGCGTGCAGGGACCGGGCGGAGGCATCGGTGAGGCTGGCGATCTGGTCGATGACGGCACGTACCCGGGCGACATCGTCGGGAGCCTGTGCGTAGAGCGCCCGGAACTGCGGATCGAGGCCGTCCGGCGCACGGGTGATCAGATCCTGGGCCAACTCGGCGAGCACGACGCGCTGTTCGGCACGGAGCCGCTCCTGGTCCGGGCGCTGTATCACATAGCGGTCAGCGACGGCCTTGAGCACCGCACACTCCAGCCGGGTCTCCAGGGGCACCACAAGACCGGCGGCATAGCGGGTGAGCGGCCCGCCGCCATGCACCGCCCGGGTCGCGCCCTCGGCGGCGAGACAGAAACGGCCGATGAGCTGGCTGGTGGCGTCCTTGAGCCTGGCCTGTGCGCGGGCCGTGCCGTCGTAGCCATGCGGCCACCACTCCTGCTCCAAAAGCCGGTCAAGGGCGGCGGCCAGCGCGGCTTCCTCGGTGCCCTCGGGGGCATAGCGGGCGGCGGCTACGGCGAAGACCTCGCCCCGCTCGGGGTCGGCGAGCAGCATATTGGGGTCGAGATACCCGGCGTGCAGCCCGTCCTCGACATCGTGCACCGAGTAGGCCACATCGTCCGCCCAGTCCATGACCTGTGCCTCGAAGCACTGCTGATAGACGGGTGCGCCCTCCCGGTACCAGTCGAAGACCGGGATGTCGTCCGTGTATACGCCGAACTTCGGCGAGGCTGGGTCGGTGGGGTGTTCGCCCTGCGGCCATGGGTATTTGGTGGCGGCGTCCAGCGTGGCCCGGGTGAGGTTGAGACCGACCGGGCGCCCGTCGGCGGTGAAGCGCTTGGGTTCCAGCCGGGCCAGCAGCCGCAGCGACTGGGCGTTGCCCTCGAAACCGCCGCAGGACTCGGCGATCTGGGCGAGGGCCTGTTCGCCGTTGTGCCCGAAGGGCGGGTGACCCAGATCGTGGGCGAGGCAGGCGACCTCGACCAGATCCGCGTCACAGCCCAGTGCGGCGCCCAGCTCCCGGCCGACCTGGGCGCATTCCAGGGAGTGGGTGAGCCGGGTGCGCGGGCTGGCGTCCCAGGCGTGTGCGCTCGACCCGGGGGTGACGACCTGGGTCTTGCCGGCGAGCCGACGCAGCGCGGCGGAGTGCAGCACCCGCGCCCGGTCCCGCTGGAAGGCGGTGCGTCCGGGCCGCTTGTCGGGCTCGGGCTCCCAGCGTTCGATATCGGTGCGGTCATACGTGCCGTACATACCCTGACCGTAACCGGCGCACCGCCCTGAGGCTCAGCGGCCCGATGTGGCTCCCGGTGTGGCTCCCGGTGTGGTTCGGCGGGGGCTCAGTGGTGGGTGAGCACCAGCTGGGGCTCATCGTCCCCGGCGTCCCCGGTGTCATCCGCCCGCTCTGCCGGCTTCTCGATCAGCAGGGCGGCCGCCAGGCCGATGACGAGCAGCGCGAGGGCCGCGTACATCGCGTTGGTGTATCCGGCCTCGGTGACCCCCTGGCTGTCGCTGCCCGCGGCGATCAGCGCGGAGGCGATGGCGATACCGAGGGAGGCTCCGATGCCGAAGCAGGCGCCATTGAGACCGGAGAGCGAGCCGGGCTTGTCCTTCGGCGAGGAGGTGACGGCCAGGCCGTTGAGGCCGGTGAGCATAAAGCCGCCATAGGTGACGCCGAGCGCGGCCAGCGCGGTGAACAGCACCCAGGTGGAGTGCAGGAAGACAGTGGCGAAAGCGAAGATCACCACATTGCAGACCGCGCCGGTCACCACGATCCGGCGCCAGCCGATCCGTGGGCCGATCCGGCCGGTGTACGGGGCGGAGATTACTCCGATGAGCTGAATCGGGGTGAGAAAGAGGACGGCGGCCGCGAGCGCGGTCAGCCCGAGGCCGACCCGGGCGTCCTGGCTGAACAGCGGGATGGTCAGCGCGATCGCGCCGAAGGCGCCGCCGAGCGTGCACACGGTGGTGAGCAGCAGCGGCCACGCACGGCGGGAGGCCAGTACCTCGATATCGATGATCGGGTTCGCACCGCTGCGCTGGAGCAGCACGAACGCGACCATCGCGGCGAGGCCGCCGATCAGGAAGAGGAGGGTGAGGCCGGAGGTCCAGCCCCAGGTCGAGCCCTGGGCGAGGCCGACGAGGACACCGGTGAGGCCGAGGGAGAGCGCGATGACCCCACGGCTGTCCAGCTTGGAGTCCCTGGCCGCGGGCGGCATGTCGGGGACCGCGCGGTGGACACCGATGAGACCGGCGATGGCGATCAGGGTGCTGACGACGAAGATGCCGCGGAACCCGATGGTGTCGGCGATATGACCACCGGCGATGGCGTCGATGCCGGCCAGGCCGCCGTTGATGGCGGTGATGATGCCCGCGGCCTTGCCGAAGCCCGCCGGGGTCAGCAGCTGGTTGAGCGCCAGAAAGGACAGCGTGAACATCGCGGCGGAGACGCCCTGGAGAACGCGTCCGACGATGAAGATCTCGATGCTGGGCGCGAAGACGCACAGCACATTGCCGATGATGAGGATGACCGCGCAGACGATCATCATCGGCTTACGACCGAGTCCGTCGCTGAGCCGGGCAAGGGTCACCTGGCCGATGGCGGCCATCAGGAAGAAGAGCGTCTGGGAGAGACCGGCCGCGGCGGTTGTGGTGCCCAGTCGGTCAATGACATCGGGGAGCGCGGGGCTCAGCATGGTCGCGTTGATCTGGTAGCCGAGGACCGCCAGCACCATGGCGGTCAGCATGCCGTAGCGGCCTGCCAGGTCCGATCCGGGCC
This window harbors:
- a CDS encoding tyrosine-type recombinase/integrase, which encodes MAYRLYGEAPKANSVRTLNLSQESAEVLTQWRAKQNKAREEWSGVEAWVDSDRFFTHENGEELHPDWVSRRFKRLIELSGLPPVRLHDLRHISASLSLLQGNDIKVVQERLGHSSRQITSDTYTSVLPQLARREAESITSAIPRDVSYDVRQRLEIPSDAFRDDVAVIYAHGARYSGSRWSIGVKTRHDGDLLGEIRTTGRGPEHATNAAIKWIRDHCASAGFEVFRVDNLHDQYPEEERPCFTLVRFFIDRATGTGLEGWSPRPPAPDDTEAHEQDQKSRGKAA
- a CDS encoding YtxH domain-containing protein, whose product is MRHRWAFITGLAVGYVVGTRAGRERYEQLRRNAEEFVQNPAVRNTVESAAQTGRQAAARAAHVVTDKVGDRLPDPVAEKVRALCEPGRRPSPDENADWGVSNT
- a CDS encoding NAD(P)/FAD-dependent oxidoreductase; the encoded protein is MVDAHRTFVIVGGGLAGAKAAETLRAEGFTGRVILIGDERDHPYERPPLSKGYLTGAEERDSVFVHEPAWYAGADIELHLGQPAVRIDRATRCVHLGDGTLIQYDALLLATGAEPRRLDIPGTELAGVHHLRRLAHADQLRGVLTRLGRENGRLIIAGAGWIGLEVAAAARSYGAEVTVIEQEPTPLHTVVGPELGALFADLHREHGVRFHFGARLTEITGRDGVVLAVRTDDGEEHPAHGVLAAIGAAPRTALAEAAGLDLAPGIGGITVDASLRTADPAIYAAGDAAAVWHPMLDARLRVEHWANALHSGPAAARAMLGQEVSYERVPYFFSDQYDVGLEYSGWAPPGSYDQVVCRGDVGKREFIAFWLRDNQVLAGLNVNIWDVTETIQELIRSGRVVDPHTLADPGVPLATLLTE
- a CDS encoding ArsR/SmtB family transcription factor — translated: MLRIHFASEDLNRLRLAAGPDPLWETVLSLHLLQNRDASLVFDPWRREVRARIARAGLTRSVESLIRLAPCASYFPDFLTPGQGIQDLETGLDQLMSTSRSRLTAELSMIFPKGPLPPGARRIAEGDPVALARLAEALRRYYAIAVEPYLDAVRERFAADRAKRAAAVLSGGPEALLSSYAPLLDWQGGALGLGQLEAAYPVARDMRLKDRPLTLIPSFFCVHTPIALVDESLDPVLVHPLDPPPGWLARTTRRQEEELASAPVGQLIGNTRAHLLELLDRPLTTSQLAGSLRMAASTASRHTTVLREAGLIASRRRGNSVQHTLTPLGKALLAGRIPANEWPRSG
- a CDS encoding deoxyguanosinetriphosphate triphosphohydrolase, whose product is MYGTYDRTDIERWEPEPDKRPGRTAFQRDRARVLHSAALRRLAGKTQVVTPGSSAHAWDASPRTRLTHSLECAQVGRELGAALGCDADLVEVACLAHDLGHPPFGHNGEQALAQIAESCGGFEGNAQSLRLLARLEPKRFTADGRPVGLNLTRATLDAATKYPWPQGEHPTDPASPKFGVYTDDIPVFDWYREGAPVYQQCFEAQVMDWADDVAYSVHDVEDGLHAGYLDPNMLLADPERGEVFAVAAARYAPEGTEEAALAAALDRLLEQEWWPHGYDGTARAQARLKDATSQLIGRFCLAAEGATRAVHGGGPLTRYAAGLVVPLETRLECAVLKAVADRYVIQRPDQERLRAEQRVVLAELAQDLITRAPDGLDPQFRALYAQAPDDVARVRAVIDQIASLTDASARSLHARLTRTVAIH
- a CDS encoding MFS transporter is translated as MSVMDGRTRPGSDLAGRYGMLTAMVLAVLGYQINATMLSPALPDVIDRLGTTTAAAGLSQTLFFLMAAIGQVTLARLSDGLGRKPMMIVCAVILIIGNVLCVFAPSIEIFIVGRVLQGVSAAMFTLSFLALNQLLTPAGFGKAAGIITAINGGLAGIDAIAGGHIADTIGFRGIFVVSTLIAIAGLIGVHRAVPDMPPAARDSKLDSRGVIALSLGLTGVLVGLAQGSTWGWTSGLTLLFLIGGLAAMVAFVLLQRSGANPIIDIEVLASRRAWPLLLTTVCTLGGAFGAIALTIPLFSQDARVGLGLTALAAAVLFLTPIQLIGVISAPYTGRIGPRIGWRRIVVTGAVCNVVIFAFATVFLHSTWVLFTALAALGVTYGGFMLTGLNGLAVTSSPKDKPGSLSGLNGACFGIGASLGIAIASALIAAGSDSQGVTEAGYTNAMYAALALLVIGLAAALLIEKPAERADDTGDAGDDEPQLVLTHH